Proteins from a genomic interval of Arachis hypogaea cultivar Tifrunner chromosome 10, arahy.Tifrunner.gnm2.J5K5, whole genome shotgun sequence:
- the LOC112714842 gene encoding uncharacterized protein, producing MGWRGLLGFEYGIVQAPLGPDISGPELVAAVANAGGLGLLRAPDWESPDYVRGLINKTRSLTDKPFGIGVVLAFPHEQNLKAILDEKVAILQVYWGDCTPDLVAMAHSAGVKIVPQVGDLRGAKQAINAGVDGIIVQGREAGGHVIGQDGLISLVPTVVDLVGNRNIPVIAAGGIVDARGYVAALALGAQGVCLGTRFVATEESYAHPTYKRKLIEMDETEYTDVFGRARWPGAPQRVLKTPFYKDWRSLPPHENETNQPLIGHSTIHGMDREIRRFAGTVPNMTTTGDIESMAMYAGQGVGLIKEILPAGEVVKRLVEGAQILIKQHFN from the exons ATGGGTTGGAGAGGGTTACTGGGTTTTGAATATGGCATAGTTCAGGCGCCATTAGGCCCTGATATCTCTGGCCCCGAGCTTGTTGCTGCTGTTGCCAATGCCGGCGGTCTTGGTCTTCTCCGGGCCCCCGATTGGGAATCCCCGGATTATGTGAGGGGCCTCATAAACAAGACCAGGTCCTTAACCGATAAACCCTTTGGGATCGGTGTAGTCCTTGCTTTTCCTCATGAACAGAATCTCAAGGCCATTTTGGACGAGAAAGTTGCAATCTTGCAGGTCTACTGGGGAGATTGTACCCCTGATTTAGTTGCCATGGCTCATTCAGCTGGTGTCAAGATTGTTCCACAAGTTGGGGATTTGAGAGGTGCCAAACAGGCCATTAATGCTGGTGTTGATGGAATCATTGTTCAAGGACGCGAAGCCGGTGGTCATGTCATTGGTCAG GATGGTTTGATATCGTTAGTGCCAACGGTGGTTGATCTCGTTGGTAATCGGAACATTCCGGTTATTGCAGCCGGTGGAATCGTTGATGCTCGAGGTTATGTTGCTGCTCTGGCTCTTGGTGCTCAGGGTGTATGTCTAGGGACAAG GTTTGTGGCAACTGAGGAAAGCTATGCTCATCCAACATACAAGAGGAAGTTGATTGAAATGGATGAAACCGAGTACACAGATGTATTTGGGAGGGCAAGGTGGCCTGGCGCGCCGCAGCGTGTTCTCAAGACACCCTTCTACAAGGATTGGAGATCACTTCCACCCCATGAGAATGAAACCAACCAGCCACTCATTGGCCATTCAACAATCCATGGCATG GATAGAGAGATTCGCCGTTTCGCAGGTACTGTCCCAAACATGACAACCACAGGAGATATTGAGAGCATGGCTATGTATGCCGGCCAAGGAGTTGGTCTCATCAAGGAAATTCTACCTGCTGGTGAAGTTGTGAAGAGGCTAGTTGAAGGTGCTCAGATTCTGATTAAGCAGCACTTCAATTAG
- the LOC112714843 gene encoding 7-deoxyloganetin glucosyltransferase-like, producing MQAQLFIIIIIINLTRKVSEFLIRKMNSIIESNRKPHAVLTPYPLQGHINAVFKLAKLLHLRGFHITFVHTEYNYKRFLKSMAMSPNNNNHLIHSIPHFRFETIPDGLPHPDDNGNDHNQDLLALCDSVRNKFLAPFRNLLAKLIDLASAGAVPPVSCLVSDGTMPFTIQAAQDLGLPILLLFPSAASSFLSAMHFRTLIHKGLIPLKDESCLTNGYLETKVDWIPGMKNFRLKDLPDFIRTTDPNDPMLQFLMELTDKAHNANAVVLNTFDELEGEVVNALSSMLPAVYTIGPFPSFSYHNPEDQQLEILGSNLWKEDTVCLEWLDSKEPRSVIYVNFGSITVISPEKLSEFAWGLANSKKPFLWIIRPDLVIGGSVVLSPEFVDETQGRGLIASWCNQEQVLNHPSVGGFLTHCGWNSTTESVCAGVPMLCWPFFADQPTNCRNICNEWGIGIEINNDVKRKDLENLVNELMVGEKGKKMRQKVMELKKKAEEVTRPGGSSYMNLDKVIKEVLLKEN from the exons ATGCAGGCACagctcttcatcatcatcattatcatcaaccTTACAAGAAAAGTTTCTGAGTTTTTAATTAGGAAAATGAATTCCATCATTGAAAGTAATAGAAAACCGCATGCAGTGCTAACACCTTATCCACTTCAAGGCCATATCAATGCAGTGTTCAAACTAGCAAAGCTTCTTCACCTAAGAGGCTTTCATATAACCTTTGTCCACACTGAATACAACTACAAACGCTTCCTCAAATCAATGGCTATGTctcccaacaacaacaaccaccttaTTCATTCCATTCCGCACTTTCGCTTTGAAACCATCCCTGATGGTCTTCCCCATCCTGATGATAATGGCAATGATCATAATCAAGATCTTCTTGCTCTTTGTGACTCAGTCAGGAACAAATTCCTCGCCCCGTTTCGAAACCTTCTTGCTAAACTTATAGACTTGGCCTCAGCTGGTGCTGTCCCTCCAGTTTCTTGTCTTGTTTCTGATGGAACCATGCCTTTTACTATACAAGCTGCTCAAGATCTTGGACTCCCTATCCTTCTCCTTTTTCCATCTGCTGCTTCTTCATTCTTGTCTGCTATGCACTTTCGCACTCTCATTCATAAAGGTCTCATACCACTCAAAG ATGAAAGTTGTCTGACAAATGGATATTTGGAGACAAAAGTTGATTGGATTCCAGGAATGAAAAATTTTAGACTCAAGGACCTGCCTGACTTTATAAGGACAACAGATCCAAATGATCCCATGTTACAATTTCTCATGGAATTGACAGATAAAGCTCACAATGCTAATGCTGTTGTTTTGAATACTTTTGATGAACTTGAGGGTGAGGTAGTCAATGCTCTCTCCTCTATGTTACCTGCTGTTTACACCATTGGCCCTTTCCCTTCATTTTCCTATCACAATCCAGAGGATCAACAACTGGAAATTTTGGGTTCTAATCTTTGGAAAGAAGATACTGTGTGTCTTGAATGGCTCGACTCCAAGGAGCCGAGATCTGTTATTTATGTGAATTTCGGCAGTATAACAGTTATTTCGCCCGAAAAACTATCAGAGTTTGCGTGGGGTTTGGCCAACAGCAAGAAGCCGTTCTTATGGATCATTAGGCCTGACCTTGTTATTGGTGGCTCGGTGGTTCTGTCCCCGGAGTTTGTTGATGAGACTCAAGGTAGAGGCCTAATAGCTAGTTGGTGCAACCAAGAGCAGGTGCTGAACCACCCTTCAGTTGGTGGATTCTTGACTCACTGTGGATGGAACTCGACCACTGAAAGCGTGTGTGCCGGAGTGCCAATGTTGTGTTGGCCTTTTTTCGCAGACCAACCAACAAACTGTAGAAATATATGTAATGAATGGGGCATTGGGATTGAAATTAATAACGATGTGAAGAGAAAGGATCTGGAGAATCTTGTCAATGAATTGATGGTGggagagaagggaaagaagatgaGACAAAaggtcatggagctcaagaagaAGGCAGAGGAGGTGACTAGACCCGGTGGTTCTTCATACATGAACTTGGACAAAGTGATTAAGGAGGTCTTACTGAAAGAAAACTAG
- the LOC112717218 gene encoding protein MAIN-LIKE 2-like, translated as MKDERRLYRLDGVAHVARTIDAEPTRCVYSVRRQQNMPFHDRIIPYLERAGLYHLARLNAHWFWLDEPLVSAFIERWRPETHTFHMPFGECTITFQDVAYQLGLPVDGQAVSGCMTDFHMHIEGARPAWEWFEELFGELSPPDKRKLYTIHFTWFHERFRVLLADASEETVRIYARAYIMMLLSTQLFMDKSANRVHLSWLPFVVRLDDMGSYNWGAAALA; from the exons ATGAAGGATGAACGGCGGTTGTACCGGCTCGACGGCGTTGCTCACGTAGCCAGAACCATCGATGCAGAG CCAACCCGATGTGTGTATAGCGTCCGTAGACAACAGAATATGCCGTTTCATGATAGGATCATACCTTACTTAGAGAGGGCTGGGTTGTACCACCTGGCTAGGCTGAACGCGCATTGGTTCTGGTTGGATGAACCTCTGGTCAGCGCATTTATTGAGAGGTGGCGGCCTGAGACCCACACTTTCCATATGCCATTCGGAGAGTGTACTATCACGTtccaggacgtggcataccagctcGGGCTGCCTGTGGATGGCCAGGCTGTTTCCGGGTGCATGACAGACTTCCACATGCACATCGAGGGGGCCAGACCGGCATGGGAGTGGTTCGAAGAGTTATTTGGTGAGCTTTCGCCACCAGATAAGAGAAAGTTATACACAATCCACTTCACATGGTTTCATGAGCGGTTCAGGGTGTTACTAGCGGATGCTTCGGAGGAGACCGTGCGCATATATGCACGCGCGTATATTATGATGCTTCTGTCGACACAGCTGTTCATGGACAAGAGTGCTAATCGAGTCCACCTTAGCTGGTTGCCTTTTGTGGTGAGACTTGACGATATGGGTAGCTATAACTGGGGCGCCGCTGCATTAGCGTAG